The following proteins are co-located in the Gigantopelta aegis isolate Gae_Host chromosome 5, Gae_host_genome, whole genome shotgun sequence genome:
- the LOC121373268 gene encoding zinc finger protein 429-like, translated as MSTNDQRCVNHCGTNHDLEVQTSAHACEKPFRCGMCLKCFSCKSKIKQHMRIHTGERPYQCEVCRKCFRLSYGLKTHMLVHNEVKNFKCKVCEKHFSYGSTLNSHMLFDTGVKSFQCEVCAKCFSHSGDLKSHMLVHTGVKSFQCEVCATCFSRSYNLKRHMLIHTGVNPFKCEVCAKCFSHSGDLKNDMLCQTGVKSFQCEVCAKCFSHSGDLKGHMLIHTGVKPLKCEVCAKRFSESYNLKKHMLVHTGVKSFQCEVCAKCFSQSGHLKGHMLIHTGVKPLKCEVCAKRFSHSGDLKKHMLVHTGVKSFQCEVCAKCFSLSNALKQHMLNHTGVKTFKCEVCAKCFSHSCFLKQHMLIHTGVKSFQCEVCAKCFSRSQGLNQHMLIHTGVKSFQCEVCTKCFLQSGKLETAYVDSHWC; from the coding sequence ATGTCTACCAATGATCAGAGATGTGTCAACCATTGTGGAACCAACCATGATCTGGAAGTACAAACATCAGCACATGCTTGTGAGAAACCTTTTCGATGTGGGATGTGTTTAAAGTGTTTCTCATGCAAGAGTAAGATTAAGCAGCATATGAGAATCCACACTGGTGAACGACCATATCAGTGTGAAGTGTGCAGAAAGTGTTTTCGTCTGAGTTACGGCTTGAAAACTCACATGTTAGTACACAATGAAGTCAAGAATTTTAAATGTAAAGtttgtgaaaaacatttttcttaTGGTTCCACCTTGAACAGTCATATGTTGTTTGACACTGGTGTTAAATCTTTTCAatgtgaggtgtgtgcaaaatgtttctcacacAGTGGCGATTTGAAATCGCATATGttggttcacactggtgttaaatCTTTTCAATGTGAGGTGTGTGCAACCTGTTTCTCACGCAGTTACAACTTGAAACGgcatatgttgattcacactggtgttaatcctttcaaatgtgaggtctgtgcaaaatgtttctcacacAGTGGCGATTTGAAAAATGATATGTTGTGTCAAACTGGTGTTAAATCCTTTCAatgtgaggtgtgtgcaaaatgtttctcacacAGTGGCGATTTGAAAGGgcatatgttgattcacactggtgttaaacCTTTGAAATGTGAGGTTTGTGCAAAACGTTTCTCAGAGagttataatttgaaaaaacatatgttggttcacactggtgttaaatCTTTTCAatgtgaggtgtgtgcaaaatgtttctcacaaaGTGGCCATTTGAAAGGgcatatgttgattcacactggtgttaaacCTTTGAAATGTGAGGTTTGTGCAAAACGTTTCTCACACAGTGGCGATTTGAAAAAACATATGttggttcacactggtgttaaatCTTTTCAatgtgaggtgtgtgcaaaatgtttctcactCAGTAACGCCTTGAAACAGCATATGTTGAATCACACTGGTGTTAAAACTTTCAAatgtgaggtgtgtgcaaaatgtttctcacacAGTTGCTTTTTGAAacagcatatgttgattcacactggtgttaaatCTTTTCAatgtgaggtgtgtgcaaaatgtttctcacgCAGTCAGGGTTTGAACCAACATATGTTAattcacactggtgttaaatCTTTTCAATGTGAGGTGTGCACGAAGTGTTTCTTACAGAGTGGCAAACTTGAAACGgcatatgttgattcacactggtgttaa